TCAGCGATTTGTCTGAAATCATGGAACTTAATTCATCGAGGCAACATGAAATGGATCTCCTATATTTAGAGAGCTGTGTTTCCACGGACTCGCCCGATAACCGGGTTTTATCCCTGATTATATAAACACGGACCGGATCAATCGCCCAGGGGACTTTCATGTTGCACGTTCCGAATTTGCCTCCTCTTTTCAACTTGATCTAAAATTGGAGGGttaattaatgaaatgatttttttctaattcttttGGGACTCAATATAATGACAACGTATGATATTAGATTTCCTCTTATCACGACTGAAAATATGGAACCTGCAGTACCTTTCTCTATTTCTGGATGTACCTGACGATCAGCGCGTGGTTGTTAAACTTATCACCGTTCACTAGAACTGCTTGATTAGCCGTCATTTCTTTAATGCAGGTTTATCGGCGGTTGTTAACTTTATCAGAAGTTACTGGACTAGTTTTTCTAGGAGACAATAAGAATTTGTTTTTGCCCATTAACCGTAGATACACATCACGTTCAAAGAATAAAAAGGAGGAGTGAGACAtacagacatgtaaacacaGTCTGACTGTGGGTTGGCTCTATGTTATGACATGTATTCAAATTCAGCTCATCAGCTTCTAATGCGGTAACAACAAGAAATAAAGTCAGCAATGTTTCAAAATTCTTCTAACGTAAAACAGGAAGAATCCATCATAACTCGACTTGAATTAAATCATGAGTAGATATTTTGCATTCAGAAGAAATTCTAGGCATAATCAACTACAGACTCTTGAGGCATATCAGGTTTGAAAACACCCTTCCCTTTAATACTGagctttttataaatacaaaaattgcggggataatatttcatataaataagtAGATTTCCTGCCTACTATCACACAGTGTCTGATGAGAGGCGCAATCATTTAACACTGTAATCTGTTCCACTGTGAATGGAGACACATTAACATGTCTTTTAGAGATATAAGAAATCCATGGGAGCACACGTTTactttacaataaaatacacaggtgtatatatatttaatatctttagATTGAGGGAAGTATATTGATAGACAGGGAATTAACACAATCCAAAAATTattaagcaaaaaaataaaatgaaataaaatagaaagaACGGGTGGGGTCATAGTACTCCTAGTTTTCAGTTGCCTGCGATCAAGCTAAGCTGCTAAGCTTCATTGTAATTTTCCCGCTTCTTTTTCAGCGATCAGCGCCCTCTCTCGACAAACGCTCAGTGTTCGACATGTTCGACAAGTTCGATCTGAATGGAGACTCCAAGCTGGAATTCCACGAAATAGCCTACTTCTTCTTCAACAATTTCCACTTCTCCCTGAACGAAGCCGAAAGATACGCTCAACAACAGCTCAACAACTTCGACATCAATAAAGATGGCGTCCTTGATATTTGGGGTAGGGGAACATTTCTTACAAAAGACTTAGTACATGTCACATGTTAATTGCTGTGATGCTAGATTTAGTTACACGAATTGGACTATAATTCGCcacaaatatcatttttttaatatcttgaaatacatgtaggatACATCTACGTGTAACATGCACTGAACACACGGTATTGGATACAACAGTTAATACAAAACCTCACCTACATTTGATAACTTTGGAATACCAAAAGAAGTAGTGAAATTTCTTCCCCTTACCCCCTATTCAATATTCTATATCATTCTGTTCTATGAAAGAACGGAATTCTTTTATAACGCACAAAGGAAGTAAATAAACAATGATAATGTTGATCTGTTTTTCAGAGTTCAGAGTAAAATTTACATCTTGAGGATAATGTTATGTTTAAATCTGTTTTTCAGAGTTTCTAAAAGATCCTCCCAGATCTGAGAGCGTGGACACGGCGGACATGTACTACTAAAGCCCCGCTCGGCATAACAGATGTTGACTGTAATAAACAGGATTGTCAGGGTGCTCCATCTGAAACATTACATCGTCATGTGAACTAAACGACTGTCTTTAAAAACACACATAATGATCAACATAATTTACGCGAAATGTACATTAAATTGTCTATT
This portion of the Magallana gigas chromosome 7, xbMagGiga1.1, whole genome shotgun sequence genome encodes:
- the LOC105335481 gene encoding uncharacterized protein isoform X2, giving the protein MYSAIERRVGTLVRRNNMAAVKLVLFVSMVAVVLTLPTDKSKSRSVQKRSAPSLDKRSVFDMFDKFDLNGDSKLEFHEIAYFFFNNFHFSLNEAERYAQQQLNNFDINKDGVLDIWEFLKDPPRSESVDTADMYY
- the LOC105335481 gene encoding uncharacterized protein isoform X1, which encodes MDTSTSRAWTINTRAYRRNNMAAVKLVLFVSMVAVVLTLPTDKSKSRSVQKRSAPSLDKRSVFDMFDKFDLNGDSKLEFHEIAYFFFNNFHFSLNEAERYAQQQLNNFDINKDGVLDIWEFLKDPPRSESVDTADMYY
- the LOC105335481 gene encoding uncharacterized protein isoform X3, with amino-acid sequence MAAVKLVLFVSMVAVVLTLPTDKSKSRSVQKRSAPSLDKRSVFDMFDKFDLNGDSKLEFHEIAYFFFNNFHFSLNEAERYAQQQLNNFDINKDGVLDIWEFLKDPPRSESVDTADMYY